The following are encoded together in the Kribbella voronezhensis genome:
- a CDS encoding ABC transporter ATP-binding protein, with amino-acid sequence MSSGMRMGGGMPGGGMGSWRRQDVSVLERKLTKGTLRRILRFARPFRLHISVFLVLVVLSAFLVIASPLLFKKIVDDGITKGNAGLVTALALVVALLALVEAGLGLMQRWFSARIGEGLIYDLRTKVFAHVQQMPVAFFTRTQTGALVSRLNTDVIGAQQAFTSTLSGVVSNVISLILVVGAMLALSWQLTVVAILLLPVFLLPARYLGRRLAAMTREQMQLNAEMSTAMTERFSVGGALLVTLFGQPEIENREFGERSGRVRDLGIRIAMLGRVFFTALTLVAALATALVYGVGGNLAVRQTLTVGTLLALVALLGRLYGPLTALSNVRVDVMTALVSFERVFEVLDLEPMIKDAPDARALPKDASTVTFDHVAFAYPTAEQVSLASLESVAVLDKRVSSQVLEDISFTVEAGQMVALVGPSGAGKTTITNLVARLYDVTGGSVQVGGHDVREVTLRSLHEAIGYVTQDAHMFHDTIRANLAYAKPDATDEEMVEALRSAQVWDLVSSLPDGLETVVGDRGHRLSGGERQRLAIARLLLKAPHIVVLDEATAHLDSESEVAVQRALDTALEGRTSLVIAHRLSTVRNADQILVVDHGNIVERGTHEELLALDGEYALLYRTQFAESGSAAGV; translated from the coding sequence ATGTCTTCAGGAATGCGGATGGGCGGCGGGATGCCCGGCGGTGGCATGGGCAGCTGGCGGCGCCAGGACGTGTCCGTTCTGGAGCGGAAGCTGACCAAGGGGACGCTGCGGCGGATCCTGCGCTTCGCCAGGCCGTTCCGCCTGCACATCAGCGTCTTCCTGGTGCTGGTCGTGCTCTCGGCGTTCCTGGTGATCGCCTCGCCGCTGTTGTTCAAGAAGATCGTGGACGACGGCATCACCAAGGGGAACGCGGGCCTGGTGACGGCGCTCGCCCTGGTCGTGGCATTGCTGGCACTCGTCGAAGCGGGCCTGGGGTTGATGCAGCGGTGGTTCTCGGCGCGCATCGGTGAGGGCCTGATCTACGACCTGCGGACCAAGGTGTTCGCGCACGTCCAGCAGATGCCGGTCGCCTTCTTCACCCGCACCCAGACCGGCGCGCTGGTGTCCCGGCTCAACACCGACGTGATCGGTGCGCAGCAGGCGTTCACCTCCACTTTGTCGGGTGTGGTCTCCAATGTGATCAGCCTGATCCTGGTGGTCGGCGCGATGCTGGCGCTGAGTTGGCAGCTGACGGTGGTGGCGATCTTGCTGCTCCCGGTCTTCTTGCTCCCGGCGCGGTATCTCGGCCGCCGGCTCGCGGCGATGACCCGCGAACAGATGCAGCTGAACGCGGAGATGTCGACGGCGATGACCGAGCGGTTCAGCGTCGGTGGCGCCCTGCTGGTCACGCTGTTCGGGCAGCCGGAGATCGAGAACCGGGAGTTCGGCGAACGTTCCGGCCGGGTCCGCGACCTGGGGATCCGGATCGCGATGCTGGGCCGCGTGTTCTTCACCGCGCTCACCCTGGTCGCCGCACTCGCGACAGCACTTGTGTACGGCGTGGGTGGCAACCTGGCCGTTCGGCAGACCCTGACCGTCGGGACGCTGCTGGCCCTGGTGGCTCTGCTCGGGCGGCTCTACGGTCCGTTGACCGCCCTGTCGAATGTGCGGGTCGACGTGATGACCGCGCTGGTCTCGTTCGAGCGCGTTTTCGAAGTACTGGATCTCGAGCCGATGATCAAGGACGCCCCGGACGCGCGAGCGCTTCCCAAGGATGCTTCGACGGTCACCTTCGACCACGTCGCCTTCGCCTACCCGACGGCCGAGCAGGTCTCGCTGGCCAGCCTGGAGTCGGTGGCGGTCCTCGACAAGCGGGTCTCCTCGCAGGTGCTGGAAGACATCAGCTTCACCGTCGAGGCCGGTCAGATGGTCGCACTGGTCGGTCCTTCCGGCGCCGGCAAGACGACCATCACGAACCTCGTCGCCCGCTTGTACGACGTGACCGGCGGCTCGGTGCAGGTGGGTGGGCACGACGTTCGAGAGGTCACTCTGCGGTCGCTGCACGAGGCGATCGGGTACGTGACGCAGGACGCGCACATGTTCCACGACACGATCCGTGCGAATCTGGCGTACGCGAAACCCGATGCCACCGACGAGGAGATGGTCGAGGCGCTCCGCTCGGCGCAGGTGTGGGACCTGGTGTCGTCCTTGCCCGATGGGCTGGAGACCGTCGTCGGCGATCGCGGTCACCGGTTGTCCGGGGGAGAGCGGCAACGACTGGCAATCGCTCGCCTGTTGCTGAAAGCGCCGCACATCGTCGTTCTGGACGAGGCGACAGCTCACCTGGACTCGGAGTCCGAGGTAGCGGTGCAGAGAGCCCTCGACACGGCCCTGGAAGGTCGTACGTCGCTGGTGATCGCCCACCGGCTGTCGACCGTGCGGAACGCCGACCAGATCCTGGTGGTTGACCACGGCAACATCGTCGAACGCGGCACCCACGAGGAGCTGCTCGCCCTGGACGGCGAGTACGCGCTGCTCTATCGCACCCAATTCGCCGAGTCAGGCTCAGCAGCAGGGGTCTAG
- a CDS encoding enoyl-CoA hydratase/isomerase family protein: MTDLGLRLTVDGPVARVVLDRPEVRNAQTPAMWSALSDFGASLPDEVRVVVVSGEGPSFSAGLDRNLMMGEPVDGQEPLLTLGKKPAAELDELIAHFQAGFSWLRRPELITIAAVQGHAVGAGFQLALACDLRVITPDAKFSMREPALGLVPDLGGTQPLVQLVGYSRALEICVTSRWVEADEAHQLGLANIVVPADDLAATVKDLTDAVLTPLVGAVRETKALLLGAADRPYEEQLKAERQAQSRRLAELIAAFG, encoded by the coding sequence ATGACGGATCTCGGACTGCGATTGACGGTGGACGGGCCAGTGGCCCGGGTGGTGCTGGACCGGCCGGAGGTGCGCAACGCGCAGACTCCGGCGATGTGGAGCGCGCTGTCGGACTTCGGTGCCTCGCTGCCGGACGAGGTGCGGGTCGTCGTCGTGTCCGGGGAAGGTCCTTCGTTCTCGGCCGGCCTCGATCGCAACCTGATGATGGGCGAGCCGGTCGACGGGCAGGAGCCGCTGCTCACCCTGGGGAAGAAGCCTGCCGCGGAGCTGGACGAGCTGATCGCGCATTTCCAGGCCGGCTTCTCCTGGTTGCGGAGACCGGAGCTCATCACCATCGCGGCGGTGCAGGGGCACGCGGTCGGCGCCGGCTTCCAGTTGGCACTGGCCTGCGATCTGCGGGTGATCACGCCGGACGCGAAGTTCAGCATGCGCGAGCCCGCGCTCGGCTTGGTGCCCGACCTGGGTGGGACCCAGCCGCTGGTGCAGCTGGTCGGCTATTCGCGAGCCCTGGAGATCTGCGTGACGTCGCGCTGGGTCGAGGCCGACGAAGCACATCAGCTCGGCCTGGCGAACATCGTCGTACCGGCCGATGATCTGGCGGCGACGGTGAAGGACCTGACGGATGCCGTGCTGACACCGCTCGTCGGTGCTGTCCGGGAGACCAAGGCGTTGCTGCTCGGCGCGGCCGATCGTCCGTACGAGGAGCAGTTGAAGGCGGAGCGACAGGCACAGTCACGGCGGCTCGCTGAGCTGATCGCGGCGTTCGGCTGA